A single Corynebacterium stationis DNA region contains:
- a CDS encoding type IV toxin-antitoxin system AbiEi family antitoxin domain-containing protein, whose amino-acid sequence MNTKVTDTKGTNTQSGSIWTTQELRKRGIGRRKQAHMVEDGTLHRVHRGIYIRGRVSARNVARALTQSLADVALAGHSATQLHLGHTLTFPLELEGPRTIRGENFTVRHTRRQTTQFKDGIKLVEPLWAARRSPYEQEWLLEQCYRGRSGIDKLKRDVGRMNRLTMQLRSVLKRCCIGADSVAEKKLATELRRVGFQVQHNVLFAGYRYDLWLQKLGILIEVDGYEVHSDAKSFVKDRWKSNDGASLGCVVLRFSADCVHYHLKQVVAKVKEIAQWIRQGRPRRDEVGIQGNPVFNWHECVRSTFS is encoded by the coding sequence ATGAATACCAAGGTCACGGACACCAAGGGTACGAATACCCAGAGCGGAAGCATATGGACTACGCAGGAGTTGCGGAAAAGGGGCATCGGCAGGCGCAAACAAGCGCACATGGTCGAAGACGGCACGCTGCATCGCGTGCATCGCGGAATCTACATCAGGGGCAGGGTTAGCGCGCGCAATGTCGCTAGGGCGCTCACGCAATCGCTTGCCGATGTCGCGCTTGCTGGACACTCCGCGACGCAGCTGCACCTGGGGCATACGTTGACATTCCCGCTGGAATTGGAAGGCCCGCGCACCATTCGGGGCGAAAATTTCACGGTGCGGCATACTCGCAGGCAGACCACGCAATTCAAAGACGGCATCAAACTGGTTGAACCGCTGTGGGCCGCAAGACGCAGCCCCTACGAGCAGGAGTGGCTGTTGGAGCAGTGTTATAGGGGTCGCAGCGGCATCGACAAGCTAAAGCGCGACGTAGGGCGCATGAACCGCTTGACGATGCAACTACGCAGTGTATTGAAACGCTGTTGCATCGGGGCGGATAGCGTTGCAGAGAAGAAGCTGGCAACGGAACTGCGTCGCGTAGGATTTCAGGTGCAACACAATGTACTTTTTGCGGGATACCGTTACGATCTGTGGCTGCAGAAGCTGGGGATTTTAATCGAAGTCGACGGCTATGAGGTGCACAGCGATGCCAAAAGCTTTGTGAAAGACCGCTGGAAATCCAATGATGGCGCAAGCCTTGGGTGCGTGGTCTTAAGGTTTAGCGCTGATTGCGTGCATTATCACTTAAAACAGGTGGTGGCGAAGGTAAAAGAAATCGCGCAGTGGATTCGACAAGGTCGACCACGGCGCGATGAAGTGGGCATACAAGGCAACCCGGTGTTCAACTGGCACGAATGCGTGCGCAGCACGTTTAGCTAG
- a CDS encoding GtrA family protein: protein MTVARFISNMGQFLRFGLVGGSGTVVNLLVVFLSKKIAMWSAGITEHDGFINLFGTQFNIRWYHVFMAIAFLIANTWNYQLNRMWTFKEAQRISWLRGFFPFLLAGLGAFLVSQVIATLLMNVNSPIALSPEIFDDSTGFRTKFYWASAISIIVAMPINFVINKLWTFRSRPKSPVFVQDAAPS, encoded by the coding sequence ATGACGGTAGCTCGTTTTATATCTAATATGGGGCAATTTCTCAGGTTTGGCCTCGTGGGCGGATCTGGCACGGTTGTCAACCTGCTGGTGGTATTTCTATCCAAAAAGATCGCGATGTGGTCAGCTGGAATTACCGAGCATGATGGCTTTATCAACCTCTTTGGAACCCAATTCAATATCCGCTGGTACCACGTGTTTATGGCGATTGCGTTTTTGATCGCCAATACCTGGAACTATCAGCTTAACCGCATGTGGACTTTCAAAGAAGCCCAGCGTATCTCATGGTTGCGCGGTTTTTTCCCATTCTTACTGGCAGGACTTGGCGCCTTCTTGGTCAGCCAGGTCATCGCCACATTATTGATGAATGTGAATTCGCCGATTGCGTTGTCGCCAGAAATCTTCGACGACTCCACCGGCTTCCGCACCAAGTTCTACTGGGCATCAGCAATTTCAATTATCGTAGCTATGCCGATTAACTTCGTGATTAATAAGCTGTGGACCTTCCGCTCCCGCCCGAAAAGCCCTGTCTTCGTACAGGACGCAGCTCCTAGCTAA
- the dapC gene encoding succinyldiaminopimelate transaminase — protein MTRTPLGSVLPDFPWNSLAEAKAKAASHPEGIVDLSVGTPVDEVSPSVQLALSSAASLSGYPQTMGTPELREAISSALERRYEIVGLGDKSVLPVVGTKEAIAWLPTLLGLRGETVVIPSVAYPTYEVGAKIAGAEIIRADDPADFQGAALVFINSPSNPTGKVLSVDELRAIVAWARENNAIVASDECYMALAWEDDHPPVSILDPRVTDGDMTGLIAMHSLSKSANMASYRAGFFAGDAELIAELLEVRKHAGLMVPGPVQSAMVAALNDDATEALQVHRYAMRRAKLMRALSDVGFEIQHSEAGMYLWATSGNNCRDDVAWLADLGILVAPGDFYGEVGERFIRVGLNGTDERIDAACARLTAAGQRN, from the coding sequence ATGACACGGACCCCACTGGGCAGTGTATTACCGGATTTCCCGTGGAATTCCCTGGCAGAGGCCAAAGCTAAGGCGGCTAGCCACCCTGAGGGGATCGTGGATTTGTCCGTGGGAACCCCAGTGGATGAAGTTTCACCTTCTGTGCAGCTGGCTTTGTCTTCGGCAGCATCGTTGTCTGGATATCCCCAGACTATGGGTACCCCGGAATTGCGCGAGGCTATTTCGAGTGCGTTGGAGCGCCGCTACGAAATCGTCGGGCTAGGGGACAAGTCTGTACTTCCTGTCGTGGGCACTAAGGAGGCAATCGCATGGTTGCCAACCTTGTTGGGTTTGCGTGGGGAGACCGTAGTTATTCCATCAGTGGCTTATCCGACCTATGAAGTCGGTGCGAAGATCGCCGGCGCAGAGATTATCCGCGCTGATGATCCGGCTGATTTTCAGGGTGCAGCACTGGTCTTTATCAACTCTCCGTCTAATCCCACCGGCAAGGTGTTAAGTGTCGACGAGCTGCGCGCGATTGTGGCGTGGGCACGTGAGAACAATGCCATTGTGGCCTCTGATGAGTGCTACATGGCTTTAGCTTGGGAAGACGATCATCCGCCAGTATCCATCTTGGACCCTCGGGTTACAGACGGAGATATGACTGGGTTGATTGCCATGCACTCTTTATCGAAGTCAGCGAATATGGCCTCATACCGTGCGGGCTTTTTCGCCGGTGACGCAGAGCTAATCGCCGAGCTTTTGGAAGTGCGCAAGCACGCCGGCCTTATGGTTCCAGGTCCCGTGCAGTCAGCGATGGTCGCAGCGCTTAACGATGACGCCACCGAAGCCCTTCAAGTCCACCGCTACGCGATGCGTCGTGCAAAGCTGATGCGCGCGCTGAGCGATGTCGGCTTCGAGATCCAACATTCCGAAGCCGGAATGTATCTGTGGGCCACCAGCGGTAATAACTGCCGCGACGATGTTGCGTGGTTAGCAGACTTGGGTATCTTGGTTGCTCCCGGCGATTTCTACGGAGAGGTGGGCGAGCGGTTTATTCGCGTTGGTCTCAATGGCACTGATGAGCGTATCGACGCCGCGTGCGCTCGCCTTACTGCCGCCGGTCAGCGCAACTAA
- the fdxA gene encoding ferredoxin — protein sequence MTYTIAQPCVDVLDRSCVEECPVDCIYEGKRMLYIHPDECVDCGACEPACPVEAIFYEDDVPDEWLEYNDANAAFFDDLGSPGGAAAVGPQDFDVPMIAALPPQNQD from the coding sequence ATGACATATACAATTGCTCAACCCTGCGTCGATGTCTTAGACCGGAGTTGTGTTGAAGAATGCCCAGTAGACTGCATCTATGAAGGCAAGCGTATGCTCTACATCCACCCTGATGAGTGCGTGGACTGTGGTGCATGTGAGCCAGCTTGCCCAGTAGAGGCTATCTTCTACGAAGACGACGTTCCAGACGAGTGGCTGGAATACAATGACGCTAATGCCGCGTTTTTTGATGATCTCGGCTCCCCTGGTGGTGCAGCGGCTGTAGGCCCACAGGACTTCGACGTGCCGATGATTGCTGCGCTGCCACCTCAAAATCAGGATTAG
- a CDS encoding PIG-L family deacetylase, with protein MNHKNLSHAAATELAGKRVLVVHAHPDDEVLFTGGIIAELTSGGAEVLILTATLGEEGEVIGERYQHLAGSDLLGGFRIRELQDAASAIGARSEHLIAPGYLRDSGMVGSAAHAHPRALVNNVDEAAGGIEKHLAIFSPHAVITYGPDGGYGHPDHIAVHQATERACKAFGISNIWWTIYQREAIFAALETVTPARGWEKPSADYLLNFTNAAYDLKLSLSDASYNAKIAGISAHPTQVWVGNGAVSETNPEPRWAVCSDPAVAPVAYALSNNLVMPVIRAEYLQRSHGENNPWPADVEADANRAHRAEQEPLTGDVWKVFFDEQ; from the coding sequence GTGAACCACAAGAATTTATCCCACGCAGCAGCCACTGAACTTGCGGGCAAGCGCGTTTTAGTTGTACACGCGCACCCAGATGATGAAGTGCTATTTACCGGCGGCATCATCGCAGAGCTAACTTCGGGTGGTGCTGAGGTTTTAATTCTGACGGCCACCTTGGGTGAAGAAGGTGAAGTAATTGGCGAACGCTATCAACATCTCGCTGGTAGCGATTTACTTGGCGGATTCCGTATTCGCGAGCTCCAAGATGCAGCATCTGCTATAGGCGCGCGCAGCGAGCACCTGATTGCACCCGGCTACCTCCGAGATTCCGGCATGGTCGGCTCTGCAGCCCACGCGCACCCGCGCGCTTTGGTGAATAACGTGGATGAGGCGGCAGGGGGCATCGAAAAGCATCTTGCGATCTTTTCACCCCACGCCGTAATTACCTATGGTCCAGATGGCGGCTATGGGCATCCTGACCATATTGCCGTGCACCAGGCGACCGAGCGCGCGTGCAAAGCTTTTGGGATAAGCAATATTTGGTGGACTATCTACCAGCGTGAGGCGATTTTTGCCGCACTGGAGACGGTCACGCCGGCTCGCGGCTGGGAAAAGCCTTCGGCGGACTACCTGCTTAATTTCACCAACGCAGCTTATGATCTAAAGCTTTCGCTTTCCGATGCCTCTTATAACGCGAAAATCGCCGGGATTTCTGCCCACCCGACCCAAGTGTGGGTCGGAAATGGTGCAGTCAGCGAGACGAATCCTGAGCCGCGCTGGGCGGTGTGCTCTGACCCTGCTGTAGCGCCGGTGGCTTATGCCTTATCTAATAACCTGGTGATGCCGGTGATTCGTGCCGAGTACTTGCAGCGCAGCCACGGAGAAAACAACCCCTGGCCAGCCGATGTTGAGGCTGACGCCAACCGCGCCCACCGCGCGGAACAGGAGCCTTTAACCGGTGATGTGTGGAAGGTATTTTTCGATGAGCAGTAA
- a CDS encoding ABC transporter family substrate-binding protein, with amino-acid sequence MANPGPAPTVDEQEELVDASADDEPSGDKEADKASDDDAEVADGIEDEEGPDRSSMSVGIDPFQLGFNPHLVADDTELVDALADLVLPSAFHGNIIDSDVLNSAREIDAPPGVAQRVRYSIKDGAQWSDGTPITGADFDYLFKEMVSTPGVREVAPYHTISALNISAGGSIVTVDFSTRVADWHRLFTHLLPSHLLESGQFDRVLESAIPASAGRFSVASIDQARGLITLNRNDRFWGKNPAKIDVVQLRAIRSTSQAANLLRSEQVSFVDIAPTQTLKEQLSLLGDISTETANPSRQLRLSLSTQSQVLESPQLRRTMLSLIDTRQLARLATERDVDLRVPYGGNPLLDSSSEEEIAVLAAATKDNPLRIAVDPTEQAAGIAAMTLVDMLRIEGIEARVVENRMTSIVEEALPEGEVDAVISTADTSVTATNVASFFTCHADEKTAAAAASTTAAPTSAEPAPTKSESPASTQQKLWSGNLSLACANDFDDRAQRILSGEISAQQGLEMIRQVNREQAFYLPLIDETRIRAFDEDYLGGSLSTLDEIDGRSSK; translated from the coding sequence ATGGCAAATCCCGGCCCTGCCCCGACTGTTGATGAGCAAGAAGAGCTTGTCGATGCCTCCGCCGACGACGAGCCGTCCGGCGACAAAGAAGCGGACAAAGCCAGCGACGATGATGCTGAAGTTGCCGACGGCATAGAGGACGAAGAAGGCCCCGACCGCTCGTCGATGTCTGTGGGCATTGACCCATTTCAATTGGGTTTTAATCCGCACCTCGTTGCTGATGACACAGAGCTAGTCGATGCCCTCGCGGACCTCGTATTACCCTCAGCCTTTCACGGCAATATCATCGATTCTGATGTGCTGAATTCAGCGCGTGAAATTGATGCGCCGCCAGGGGTTGCGCAACGCGTGCGCTATTCCATTAAAGATGGCGCGCAGTGGTCTGATGGCACGCCCATTACGGGTGCGGATTTTGACTACCTGTTCAAAGAAATGGTCTCCACCCCCGGGGTGCGCGAAGTAGCACCTTATCACACTATTTCGGCATTAAATATTTCTGCTGGCGGGAGCATTGTGACCGTCGATTTTTCGACGCGCGTGGCGGATTGGCACCGGTTATTTACACACTTGCTGCCTTCGCACCTGTTGGAATCGGGACAATTCGACCGGGTTTTAGAGTCAGCTATCCCGGCTTCCGCGGGCAGATTCAGTGTCGCGAGCATCGACCAGGCGCGCGGCTTAATCACACTAAACCGCAATGATCGCTTCTGGGGAAAGAACCCTGCGAAAATTGACGTGGTGCAATTGCGTGCGATTCGTTCGACATCGCAAGCTGCAAACCTGTTGCGCTCGGAGCAAGTAAGTTTCGTTGATATTGCCCCGACGCAAACCTTAAAAGAGCAACTTAGCTTATTAGGGGACATCAGTACTGAAACTGCAAATCCTTCGCGCCAGCTGAGGTTGAGCCTTTCTACGCAGTCGCAAGTCTTGGAATCTCCGCAACTGCGTCGCACGATGCTATCGCTCATCGATACGCGTCAGCTCGCGCGCTTGGCAACCGAGCGCGATGTAGATTTGCGCGTGCCCTATGGCGGTAATCCGCTTTTAGACTCCTCGAGCGAAGAAGAGATTGCGGTGCTAGCCGCTGCTACCAAAGATAATCCACTGCGCATTGCTGTAGACCCGACAGAACAGGCTGCCGGCATTGCTGCGATGACCTTGGTGGATATGCTGCGTATCGAAGGCATCGAGGCGCGCGTGGTGGAAAACCGCATGACCTCTATCGTGGAAGAAGCACTGCCTGAAGGCGAGGTCGATGCAGTAATCTCTACCGCGGATACCTCCGTCACGGCCACTAATGTGGCGAGCTTTTTTACCTGTCACGCTGATGAGAAAACAGCCGCAGCTGCGGCATCAACCACGGCTGCCCCAACTTCAGCAGAACCAGCCCCAACCAAATCTGAATCACCTGCGTCTACACAGCAAAAATTATGGTCGGGTAATCTATCGCTGGCATGCGCGAACGATTTTGACGATCGCGCGCAGAGGATACTATCGGGTGAGATAAGTGCGCAACAAGGTCTGGAAATGATCCGGCAAGTCAACCGTGAGCAAGCGTTTTATCTCCCGTTAATTGATGAGACGCGTATTCGCGCCTTCGATGAAGACTATCTCGGTGGATCGTTATCCACTCTCGACGAAATTGATGGCAGGAGCTCCAAGTGA
- the typA gene encoding translational GTPase TypA — MTTTEFRNVAIVAHVDHGKTTLVNGMLEQSGAFGEHGDHSDRVMDSNDQERERGITILAKNTAIHRKGQGKDGADLIINVIDTPGHADFGGEVERGLSMVDGVVLLVDASEGPLPQTRFVLTKALEAKLPVIIAVNKTDRPDARIEEVVSDAQDLLLEIAAGLEDAEAAAAAEELLDLPVLYTSGRAGIASTENPGNANVPEGDSLQPLFDVIYNVLPEPSANVDAPLQAHVANLDSSDFLGRIALLRIHAGKIKKGQQVAWIHYDEEGNQHTKNVKVAELLRTVGFQRQPTEEAIAGDIVAISGISDIMIGDTIADTEHPVPLPRIKVDEPAISMTIGVNTSPMAGRGGGDKLTARMVKARLDQELIGNVSLRVLPTERPDTWEVQGRGEMALSVLIESMRREGFELTVGKPQVVTQVIDGKVHEPYESVTIDVPSEYQGAVTQLMANRKGQMQSMDVREGNWVRMTFRIPARGLIGFRTTFMTETHGSGISNSLADGLDVWAGEIKARPTGSLVADRSGQITAYALMQLADRGDFFVEPGAEAYEGMVVGANNRDEDMDINITKEKKLTNMRAASADATVTLSKARTLSLEEALEFCGNDECVEVGPNVLRVRKLELSATDRRRAASKAKQLNK, encoded by the coding sequence GTGACCACCACTGAGTTCCGTAATGTAGCCATCGTCGCCCACGTTGACCACGGCAAAACCACCCTCGTCAACGGCATGCTGGAACAGTCCGGCGCATTCGGCGAACACGGCGACCACTCGGATCGCGTCATGGACTCCAACGACCAGGAGCGCGAGCGCGGCATTACCATTTTGGCCAAGAACACTGCGATTCACCGCAAGGGCCAGGGTAAAGACGGCGCTGACTTGATCATCAATGTTATTGACACCCCGGGTCACGCTGACTTCGGCGGCGAGGTCGAGCGCGGGCTGTCCATGGTTGATGGCGTCGTGCTGCTTGTCGATGCCTCGGAAGGCCCGCTTCCGCAAACCCGCTTCGTGCTGACCAAGGCACTTGAGGCAAAGCTTCCTGTGATTATTGCGGTTAACAAGACTGACCGTCCTGATGCCCGCATTGAAGAAGTTGTCTCTGACGCGCAGGACTTGCTGCTGGAGATTGCTGCAGGCTTGGAAGACGCTGAGGCGGCTGCGGCTGCTGAAGAGCTGCTTGACCTGCCTGTTCTCTACACTTCTGGCCGCGCAGGCATTGCGTCGACTGAAAACCCTGGCAATGCAAACGTCCCTGAGGGTGACTCTTTGCAGCCGCTTTTCGATGTAATCTACAACGTCTTGCCAGAACCTTCCGCCAACGTGGATGCGCCGCTGCAGGCACACGTTGCCAACCTGGACTCTTCTGACTTCCTCGGTCGTATTGCGCTTTTGCGTATCCACGCCGGCAAGATCAAGAAGGGCCAGCAGGTTGCTTGGATTCACTACGATGAAGAAGGCAATCAGCACACCAAGAATGTGAAGGTTGCGGAGCTTTTGCGCACCGTTGGTTTCCAACGTCAGCCCACCGAAGAGGCTATCGCAGGCGACATCGTTGCGATTTCCGGTATCTCCGACATCATGATCGGTGACACCATTGCTGATACTGAGCACCCAGTTCCACTGCCACGCATCAAGGTAGATGAGCCAGCGATTTCGATGACCATTGGTGTGAACACCTCGCCAATGGCTGGCCGCGGAGGTGGCGATAAGCTGACCGCGCGTATGGTCAAGGCTCGTTTGGATCAAGAGCTAATCGGTAACGTGTCGCTGCGCGTATTGCCAACTGAGCGCCCAGATACCTGGGAAGTTCAAGGCCGTGGCGAGATGGCTTTGTCGGTTCTGATTGAGTCCATGCGCCGCGAGGGCTTTGAGCTCACCGTGGGTAAGCCACAGGTTGTTACCCAGGTAATCGATGGCAAGGTACACGAGCCTTATGAGTCCGTCACCATTGACGTTCCAAGCGAATACCAGGGTGCTGTCACCCAGCTGATGGCAAACCGCAAGGGCCAGATGCAGTCCATGGACGTGCGCGAAGGCAACTGGGTACGTATGACTTTCCGTATCCCTGCCCGCGGTCTGATTGGTTTCCGCACCACCTTCATGACCGAGACCCACGGCTCCGGTATCTCCAACTCTTTGGCTGATGGCCTGGACGTCTGGGCTGGTGAAATCAAGGCACGCCCAACCGGTTCTTTGGTTGCTGACCGCTCCGGTCAGATCACCGCGTATGCACTGATGCAGCTTGCTGACCGGGGCGACTTCTTCGTCGAGCCAGGCGCTGAAGCATATGAAGGCATGGTCGTTGGCGCGAATAACCGCGACGAGGACATGGACATCAACATCACCAAGGAAAAGAAGCTCACCAACATGCGTGCAGCTTCTGCGGATGCGACCGTGACTTTGTCTAAGGCTCGTACCCTTTCTTTGGAAGAAGCTTTGGAATTCTGTGGCAACGATGAGTGCGTTGAGGTAGGGCCAAATGTTCTGCGCGTGCGCAAGCTGGAGCTGTCTGCTACCGATCGCCGTCGTGCAGCATCGAAGGCTAAGCAGCTTAACAAGTAA
- a CDS encoding DUF402 domain-containing protein, whose amino-acid sequence MSVDLHPVKKETFNTTEHINVDPKGYLREVDSYKVTDFGLYMARGANHPRFGYLESWLLPKLSLRANIFHFREGIDERQDFYIDIAEIDRNGEVWTTRDLYVDLISNTGEPIDVRDIDELSAATSAGLISAEDAEKAIDSTLAAVEGITRYGDDAMKWLQTLGMELTWADDVELTPAG is encoded by the coding sequence GTGAGCGTAGACCTTCATCCCGTCAAAAAGGAAACTTTTAATACAACTGAACACATCAACGTCGATCCCAAGGGCTACCTGCGAGAAGTGGACTCTTATAAGGTCACGGATTTTGGTTTATATATGGCTCGCGGCGCCAACCATCCCCGCTTTGGATACTTGGAATCGTGGCTTTTGCCGAAGTTGAGCCTGCGCGCGAATATCTTCCACTTCCGCGAAGGTATTGATGAGCGCCAGGACTTTTACATCGATATTGCGGAGATTGACCGCAATGGTGAAGTCTGGACTACTCGCGACCTTTACGTGGATTTAATTTCGAATACTGGTGAGCCCATTGATGTCCGCGATATCGATGAGCTTTCGGCTGCAACATCCGCGGGCTTGATTTCTGCTGAGGATGCAGAAAAAGCCATCGACTCTACCCTCGCGGCGGTAGAAGGCATCACGCGCTACGGCGACGATGCCATGAAGTGGCTACAGACCCTTGGCATGGAGTTGACTTGGGCTGACGATGTCGAGCTCACCCCTGCTGGCTAA
- a CDS encoding DUF808 domain-containing protein → MAGGLLALLDDVALIARSAASSADDVAALAGKTSVKAAGVVIDDAAVTPQYVQGVDPKRELPMIWRITKGSLVNKLVIILPIALLLSWLAPWALGPILMCGGAYLCYEGAHKIFHKLLPSDDHEKEPTVAKGKEAEDRLVKSAITTDLILSAEIMVISLNSLLDQTFWMRLGALIVVAVFITVGVYGAVGLLVKMDDIGLSMLRRRDGKSPLGSALVKGMPVVLNIIGVVGTAAMLWVGGHIIVAGLEDFHVDGPAEIIHGLTAQVPEGILAWLADTAGSMVFGLLVGTIIVGVIAGVDKLTPDRKEQAA, encoded by the coding sequence ATGGCCGGCGGACTTCTCGCACTGTTAGATGACGTTGCTCTCATCGCACGCTCGGCAGCATCTTCGGCAGATGATGTCGCGGCCTTGGCTGGCAAAACCTCGGTTAAAGCCGCTGGCGTTGTAATTGATGACGCCGCTGTTACGCCACAATATGTCCAAGGCGTTGACCCGAAGCGCGAATTGCCCATGATTTGGCGCATCACCAAGGGTTCTTTAGTTAATAAACTGGTCATCATTTTGCCGATTGCGCTGCTGCTATCGTGGCTTGCGCCGTGGGCCTTGGGTCCTATTTTGATGTGCGGCGGTGCCTATCTTTGTTATGAAGGCGCGCATAAAATCTTCCACAAGCTTCTGCCTTCCGATGACCACGAGAAAGAACCCACCGTCGCCAAAGGCAAAGAGGCCGAAGACCGCCTAGTGAAATCGGCCATTACTACTGACCTGATTCTATCAGCAGAAATAATGGTGATTTCACTTAATTCATTGTTGGATCAGACATTTTGGATGCGGCTCGGCGCCCTTATCGTCGTCGCCGTGTTCATTACGGTCGGTGTGTATGGCGCGGTGGGTTTGTTGGTCAAGATGGATGACATTGGCTTGTCGATGCTCCGTCGTCGCGACGGCAAGTCCCCTCTCGGCTCGGCATTGGTCAAGGGCATGCCGGTAGTTCTCAACATCATCGGGGTAGTCGGCACAGCCGCGATGTTGTGGGTCGGTGGCCATATCATCGTTGCGGGTCTCGAGGATTTTCATGTCGATGGCCCCGCAGAAATCATCCACGGTCTAACAGCTCAGGTGCCAGAAGGCATCTTGGCATGGCTCGCAGATACGGCAGGTTCGATGGTCTTTGGTCTGCTCGTGGGCACGATTATTGTCGGTGTCATTGCTGGCGTGGATAAGCTCACCCCAGACCGCAAGGAGCAGGCGGCTTAA
- the zupT gene encoding zinc transporter ZupT, with translation MYETSTILIAFGLTLLAGLSTAIGGAIAVGRRNPGPGFLAASLGLSAGVMLYVSFMEILPEGTSELAEAYGSEKIGAWAGAGAFFAGIAIIGIIDRLVPESINPHEPGTIAQAERKNRLMKTGVFTAGALAIHNFPEGFATFLAGLEDMTIAIPVAVAIAIHNIPEGIAVAVPLRAATMSRSKAFWWATASGFAEPLGALIGFLILMPFIGPAAMGICFAMVAGIMVYISLDELLPSAVETGKHHHAIYGLIAGMAIMAISLLLFI, from the coding sequence ATGTACGAGACTTCCACCATATTGATTGCCTTCGGGCTGACATTATTGGCGGGGCTTTCCACCGCAATCGGTGGTGCCATCGCAGTCGGCAGAAGAAACCCCGGACCAGGATTTCTGGCGGCTTCTTTAGGCTTATCAGCCGGAGTGATGTTGTATGTCTCGTTTATGGAAATTCTTCCCGAAGGCACCTCGGAGCTGGCTGAGGCTTATGGCTCCGAGAAAATCGGGGCGTGGGCGGGTGCCGGCGCATTTTTCGCTGGAATTGCCATCATCGGCATCATCGATAGGCTCGTGCCAGAATCTATCAACCCGCACGAACCAGGCACCATCGCCCAAGCTGAGCGCAAAAACCGTTTGATGAAAACCGGCGTATTTACCGCGGGTGCGCTTGCGATCCACAACTTCCCCGAAGGCTTTGCCACCTTCCTCGCGGGGTTAGAAGACATGACCATTGCGATCCCAGTCGCAGTCGCGATTGCGATTCACAATATCCCAGAAGGCATCGCTGTGGCAGTGCCGTTGCGCGCAGCAACCATGTCCCGCTCGAAAGCCTTTTGGTGGGCTACAGCGTCCGGCTTTGCCGAGCCACTCGGGGCGCTTATCGGCTTTTTGATACTCATGCCGTTCATTGGACCAGCAGCGATGGGCATTTGCTTTGCGATGGTCGCTGGCATCATGGTCTACATCAGCCTCGACGAGCTACTCCCGTCAGCTGTAGAAACTGGCAAACACCACCACGCTATTTACGGCCTTATCGCCGGCATGGCAATCATGGCCATCTCGCTGCTGCTCTTTATTTAA